The following is a genomic window from Carboxydocella sporoproducens DSM 16521.
TGGAATAAAGGGGAAACCTCCGGCCACTACCAGCTGGTACGGGAAATCGCTTATGACTGTGATGCCGATGCCCTTCTTATCAAGGTGGAACAGGTGGGGGTAGCCTGTCATACCGGGGAATATTCCTGTTTTCACAATCGCCTCAGTTTTGGGGAGAGAGAAGAGCAAGAAAGCCTGGCGGGCAGTGAAATTCTGGTGGAACTCTGGCGAGTAATCAAGGAGCGGCAAGAGACCAGGCCGGAGGGCTCTTATACTGCCAAACTTTTCAATCAGGGGCTGGATAAGATCCTGAAAAAAGTGGGAGAAGAGGCGGCCGAGGTAATTATCGCTGCCAAAAACCGTCAGCCCGAGGAAGTGGCCTGGGAAGCTGCTGACCTGATTTATCACCTCTGGGTACTGCTGGCGGAACAGGGCATGGAACCGGCCCGGGTCTACCGGGAGCTGGCCAAACGGAGATGAATTTATCAGGGTGTCTATCAATAGTGTATAAATGATAGACACCCTTTTCGATTTGTCTATAATATACTGACTTAAATCTGATGGCAGGAAATAGACAAAAATTGACGAATATTTGTAATCAAAAATTTAATTGCTTATAAGCGGAGGCGAGAAGATGAAGGCCAGGTTCTGGAATTTTCGTGCTAAATTATTGTTTATGTTTGCGGCTCTGATTATCATTCCGCTGGTAGTGGCCGGGGTACATGCCCGGCAAAATGCCCAGGCGGGTATTGAAAACCAGACGCGCAAGGGGATTAACGCTCTGGTGGATTCCCTGGCCCGGGAGACCGATAACCATATCCGGGCTTCGGAGAAAATCGTGGAAACCCTGGCTGTTCTGCCGGCTTTGGAGAGCAAGGATTTTGCCGCCCAGCGAGCGATTTTTTCCCAGGTGATTAAAAATAATCCCCAGTTTATGTTTATTTATGCCGGATACCTGGATCAGCCTGGTTTGCCCAGTATCACTCCGACTACAAATCTGCCGGCAGACTATGATGCCCGGCAACGCCCCTGGTTTCAGCAAGCCATCAAGAGTGATAAAATCGAAATCACCGACGTTTACAATGATGCTTCTACAGGGTTGCCGATTGTAACTGTAGCGAAAGCCATCAAAGATAAAAACGGTAAAGCTATCGGGGTACTGGCTGCTGACAT
Proteins encoded in this region:
- the hisIE gene encoding bifunctional phosphoribosyl-AMP cyclohydrolase/phosphoribosyl-ATP diphosphatase HisIE, which codes for MKQKGIQDLQFGPDGLLPAIVQDVHTREVLMLAYMNRQALERTLATGRTWFWSRSRQQLWNKGETSGHYQLVREIAYDCDADALLIKVEQVGVACHTGEYSCFHNRLSFGEREEQESLAGSEILVELWRVIKERQETRPEGSYTAKLFNQGLDKILKKVGEEAAEVIIAAKNRQPEEVAWEAADLIYHLWVLLAEQGMEPARVYRELAKRR